From a single Diachasmimorpha longicaudata isolate KC_UGA_2023 chromosome 15, iyDiaLong2, whole genome shotgun sequence genomic region:
- the LOC135169724 gene encoding NADH dehydrogenase [ubiquinone] 1 alpha subcomplex subunit 5, with translation MAATPKLTTMLTGLKVAQAPHRSLNHLYSKILRALQKLPPTYPYRMHTEKVIKDRTAILISTEDIPTIEEKIGCGQVEELIVQAEHELLLARKMSVWKPWEPLVAEAPQHQWSWPPTK, from the exons ATGGCAGCCACACCGAAACTG ACAACAATGCTGACGGGCTTGAAAGTTGCCCAAGCACCACATCGTTCACTCAATCATCTCTACTCTAAGATTCTACGAGCCCTGCAGAAGCTGCCACCTACGTACCCTTACAGAATGCACACCGAGAAAGTTATCAAGGACCGAACCGCAATATTGATTTCT acGGAAGACATCCCAACCatagaagaaaaaataggTTGTGGTCAGGTGGAAGAGCTCATTGTCCAAGCAGAGCATGAGCTCCTCCTAGCCCGTAAGATGTCTGTGTGGAAGCCCTGGGAGCCCCTGGTTGCCGAGGCTCCTCAGCACCAGTGGTCTTGGCCACCCACAAAGTAA
- the LOC135169719 gene encoding small ribosomal subunit protein uS7, protein MADIDSYEDVVLMTAGAETVSMALSADLPEIKLFGRWNCDDVQVNDMSLQDYIAVKEKNAKYLPHSAGRYAAKRFRKAQCPIVERLTNSLMMHGRNNGKKLMAVRIVKHAFEIIHLLTAENPLQVLVTAIINSGPREDSTRIGRAGTVRRQAVDVSPLRRVNQAIWLLCTGAREAAFRNIKTIAECLADELINAAKGSSNSYAIKKKDELERVAKSNR, encoded by the exons ATGGCGGACATAGACTCCTACGAAGATGTAGTACTCATGACAGCAGGCGCCGAGACAGTGTCAATGGCCCTGTCTGCCGATCTCCCAGAAATCAAACTGTTCGGTCGTTGGAACTGCGACGATGTCCAGGTGAACGACATGTCCCTCCAGGACTACATCGCAGTCAAGGAGAAAAATGCCAAGTACCTGCCACACTCGGCAGGACGTTATGCTGCCAAACGTTTCCGTAAGGCTCAGTGCCCCATTGTCGAGCGTTTGACAAATTCTCTGATGATGCACGGTCGCAATAACGGAAAGAAACTCATGGCTGTGAGGATAGTGAAGCATGCCTTTGAGATCATTCATCTGCTGACTGCTGAAAATCCTCTGCAG GTCCTGGTAACTGCCATCATCAACTCTGGCCCTCGTGAGGACTCAACACGTATTGGTCGTGCTGGTACAGTACGTCGTCAAGCTGTTGACGTATCACCCCTACGTCGTGTCAACCAAGCTATTTGGCTTCTGTGCACTGGTGCACGTGAGGCAGCCTTCAGAAACATCAAGACAATTGCTGAGTGTTTAGCTGATGAGCTCATCAACGCAGCCAAGGGATCGTCAAACTCTTATGCTATCAAGAAGAAGGATGAGCTTGAGCGTGTTGCCAAGTCCAACCGATAA